The DNA region GGGGCCGGCACGCCGTGATGCCACTTCGCGACGTCTTCCATGAAACTGACGCCACGGCCCTTCACTGTGTTGGCGATCACGCAGGTCGGCTTGCCCGACCGGGCCGGCGCCGAAGCAGCGGCCGTGAGCCCGGCGAAATCGTGCCCATCGACCCAGACCACCCCCCAGCCAAAGCTCGCGAACTTCTCGTCGATAGGCTCATTGCTGCAGACGTCGCGCGTCCGCCCAGAGATCTGCAGCGTGTTGTAGTCGATGATCGCGGTGAGGTTATCAAGCCCGTAGTGGGCCGCGGACATGGCCGCTTCCCAGTTAGAGCCTTCGGCCAGCTCACCGTCGCCGATCAGGGTAAACACCCGGAAAGGGGCGTTGTCGCGTTTGCCGCCGAGGGCCATGCCGACGGAGATCGGCAGCCCATGGCCGAGCGCGCCGGTGTTCATCTCGATCCCCGGCGACTTGCGCGTGGGGTGGCCGATGAAGGGGGAGCGGTACTGGCAGAGGGTCTCAAGCCGCTCGATGGGGAAGAAGCCCCGATGGGCGAGAACGACGTACAGCGCCTCGACGGAATGCCCCTTGCTCTGGACGTACCTGTCGCGGTGCGGATCGCCAAAGGTCTCCGGCGAAACCCGCAAGACTCTGTTGTAGAGCACGTTCAGTATATCGACGCACGACAGGCTCCCCCCGGTATGCCCGGCGCCGGCGGCCGAGATGTACTTGAGCACGTCTTGTCGGCAGCGGACGCTGAGCAGTCGCAATTCGTCGTCGGTCAACGCGTTCGATTCGGTCATGAGTGGACGTAGGTCTCCACGTCGAGATAGGTCTCCATCGCCTCGGCAAAAATCGCGGCGGAGTGCGACATCGTCATCACCACATGGTGTTCGAACCCTTCTCGACAGACGCGCTTGAGCAGGTCTTGCAGCCGCGGCACACGGGCCACAGCACGGGTGCCGAACGTATCGAGCGCGTCGTTGGTGAGGTCTCCCTGGCCGACGTAGGCCCGGATTCGCCCTTCGGTATCGGCCGTGGTGAGTCGGCCGTAGGTCAGCGGGCCGGCCGGGGTGCGGCCCTCGAGGGCGCCGTAGGTGTTCTCAACCCCCAACGTGCTGCCCAGGATCGGGGCCGTGCCGATCTTAATGTCTGGGAGGAAGCTCTTCGCCCAGTTGCCGCAGTGAAACAGCGTGCACTTATCGTCGTCGTCGCCGTAGTTATTGTTCCAGTCCACCAGCGCCGCCGGCGAACCGGCCGCAAGCTGCATCGCGTACATCGTCAGCACGCCGGTGACGTCGACCTCGCAGGCGCTCGGCATGTAGTTCTCGCTCATCATGCTCATCAGCGTGCAAACATTGCAGCCGAAGTTCTGCTGCACCGACGTCCAGCACTGGATAGCGGTAGCGTCGAGAGCGTTCTCTCGAATCCAGTCCGCCAGCACCACGCCGATCCTCGCCATCTGAACGAGCTTCTCACTGGGGACGCCGGGCGCGGGGGCGTAGCCGCGTATCTCGTCGAGCTTTGCCTTGACGGCCGGGTCGTCGTCCTTCAGCTTGCCGGCGGACGCAAGGAACTCCGACAGGTCGACCGTAGTTACGCTCACGCCGTAGCGCTCCAGGATCTTTTCGCTATAGCGCACGGTGTTAAAGGCTCCGGGTCGGGCGCCCACGGCGCCAAGCCGGACGCCGCGCAGGCCGTTCACGACGCGGCATACCCCAAGGAAGCGATCGAGGTCTGCACCGAACCCTTCCGAATGGGGGTGCGAAACGTGCTTGGTTGTGAGCGAGAACGGGATTCCTGCTTGCACCAAGTTGTTGCAGACGGAGATCTTGCCGCAGAACGCGTCGCGACGCCGAGCGACCCCGAGCTGTCCGAGGTCGTCTGGGTAGCCCTGTACTAGGACCGGAACGCGAAGCGCCGCCAACTTCAGCGTGTCCGCCACCCCCTTCTCATCGCCGAAGTTGGGGAGCGAGACTAGCACGCCGTCGATCTCATCACGGCGCGCTTTGAAGAGGTCGGCGCATCGACGGGCTTCGGCGTGGGTCTCGACCCCCCCGAGCTTCGTCTCTTCGGGGCCAACCAAGATCGCCTTGACCC from Pirellulimonas nuda includes:
- a CDS encoding transketolase, whose protein sequence is MTESNALTDDELRLLSVRCRQDVLKYISAAGAGHTGGSLSCVDILNVLYNRVLRVSPETFGDPHRDRYVQSKGHSVEALYVVLAHRGFFPIERLETLCQYRSPFIGHPTRKSPGIEMNTGALGHGLPISVGMALGGKRDNAPFRVFTLIGDGELAEGSNWEAAMSAAHYGLDNLTAIIDYNTLQISGRTRDVCSNEPIDEKFASFGWGVVWVDGHDFAGLTAAASAPARSGKPTCVIANTVKGRGVSFMEDVAKWHHGVPAPDEYEGAMRELTAAEQALLEARR
- a CDS encoding L-fucose/L-arabinose isomerase family protein codes for the protein MSKGPPTLGVIIGNRDFFPDQLVSEARKDLLSLLEEKGVKAILVGPEETKLGGVETHAEARRCADLFKARRDEIDGVLVSLPNFGDEKGVADTLKLAALRVPVLVQGYPDDLGQLGVARRRDAFCGKISVCNNLVQAGIPFSLTTKHVSHPHSEGFGADLDRFLGVCRVVNGLRGVRLGAVGARPGAFNTVRYSEKILERYGVSVTTVDLSEFLASAGKLKDDDPAVKAKLDEIRGYAPAPGVPSEKLVQMARIGVVLADWIRENALDATAIQCWTSVQQNFGCNVCTLMSMMSENYMPSACEVDVTGVLTMYAMQLAAGSPAALVDWNNNYGDDDDKCTLFHCGNWAKSFLPDIKIGTAPILGSTLGVENTYGALEGRTPAGPLTYGRLTTADTEGRIRAYVGQGDLTNDALDTFGTRAVARVPRLQDLLKRVCREGFEHHVVMTMSHSAAIFAEAMETYLDVETYVHS